One window of the Falco biarmicus isolate bFalBia1 chromosome Z, bFalBia1.pri, whole genome shotgun sequence genome contains the following:
- the PMAIP1 gene encoding phorbol-12-myristate-13-acetate-induced protein 1, producing the protein MMPGRTVRKAAPPAAAAERAAVAQCALELRRIGDKWDLRQKILNLLMKLFCPET; encoded by the exons ATGATGCCCGGCAGGACCGTGCGCAaggccgcgccgcccgccgctgccgcaG AGCGGGCGGCGGTGGCGCAGTGCGCCCTGGAGCTGCGCAGGATAGGGGACAAGTGGGACCTGCGACAGAAGATACTGAACCTCCTGATGAAGCTGTTCTGCCCCGAAACGTGA